Within Myxococcus fulvus, the genomic segment TGCTGGAGCCCGCGGGGCGGAAGCGCACGGTGACGGTGCCGTTGGCGTTGGCGTCGCCGGTGAAGGCCCACTCCACCGTCAGGTGTTGCAGCGTCGGGAAGGGGAGGGTGACGGCGCCGGGGACGGTGGCGTTGGGGCCACCGCTCGGGCCTCCATCCGGGGAGGCGTTCGTCCCGCCATCCTCTTCGGGCGCTCCGCTGTCGGGAGTACCAGCGTCCGGGGTGGGCACGGAGCCGTCAGGGGTGTTCGTCCCCGCGTCGTCTCGGGTGTCGTCGTTACCGTTGTCACCACAGGCCACGCTGAGAAACAGCGCGGCGGCACCACACCACGTCCGGAGGATGCGAGGGCTCATGCGCGGATTGTGCGCCGAGGGGCAGACATCCCGCGAGCTTTGGTGTGTCTATTCCGGTGAGTCGGTACGTCCCGTGTAGCGCAGGCCCTCACGGACCTCGTCGTCGGTGAGGAGTCGGAAGGTCCCCTCGGGGATGTCGAGCTCGATGCCGCCCACGGCTTCACGGTGGAGGGCGCGCACGGGGAGGCCGACGACGCCGAGCATCCGCTTCACCTGGTGGTGACGGCCCTCGGTGAGGGTGACCTCCACGGTCTTCTCGTCGCGCACGCGGACGGTGGCGGGGCGGGCGGGGCCGTCGTCGAGGACCATGCCCTTGCGCAGCGGCTCCACGCGTTCGTCATCCGCGGTGCTGAAGACGGTGGCCACGTAGCGCTTGGGCAGTTGGGTGTCCGGTGACGTGGCGTGGGCGACGAGCTTGTCGTCATTGGTGAAGAGCAAGAGGCCCGTGGAGTCCACGTCGAGCCGGCCCACCGCGTGCCACGTGTAGCCAGCGAGGTCGGGAGGCAGCTGGCGCAGGAGGACCTCGAACACGGTGCCGGTGCGGTGC encodes:
- a CDS encoding pseudouridine synthase, whose product is MPRKPDKTKPPQHQRWEGKEKPDWLSRALARAGVFPQKEAEDAINAGRVTINGRVAKMALAPVPPGATVRVDGRVVPLSAPATRVLAFHKPAGVLSSTVSQHRTGTVFEVLLRQLPPDLAGYTWHAVGRLDVDSTGLLLFTNDDKLVAHATSPDTQLPKRYVATVFSTADDERVEPLRKGMVLDDGPARPATVRVRDEKTVEVTLTEGRHHQVKRMLGVVGLPVRALHREAVGGIELDIPEGTFRLLTDDEVREGLRYTGRTDSPE